A region of the Carya illinoinensis cultivar Pawnee chromosome 16, C.illinoinensisPawnee_v1, whole genome shotgun sequence genome:
GTATACTATATCAACATCTGAGAGAAGAACACTGTAACCGAGTTGTAAAAACTCCCTCAAAATACGAAATTTCAGTCCAGAGACAGCATGGTTACCTCCCGTCTTCGCAACAGAATCTATACCCTCATCTGGATCTCTCTTGTAAACTGGAACACCATTCGATTTGCAGAAATGTTCAATATGGTCATCTAGTGCTATAACTAGATAATTACGAATACCCACCTTCTTGATGCTGGTAAACCAGACCTCCAACATGGCTTGGACATTTGAGTTTGCAAGTGCAACAATAAGTTCTTTCCGAATAGCAACTTCCTCCAAGATCTTTGCCAATCTTGGATTCACTGATTCATCAGGAATGACGGTTGGATTTGTTCTCAGACCCTTGACAGTACCAAAAGGGCCAGCCTTGTGCTGTTCACCCATATCCAAAAACTGCATCTGTGCATGATCTTTTCCTTGTTCAGCAAACCGTAGCCTTTCAGTCAGATCCTTGACTTGCTTATTCAACTCTGCATTTTTATCTGACAGTGATGCAATATCTGACTTAATCATGTTAATCCGCTCTGGCAATTCACATGAGGATGAAAAAGCCTAACAAACAAAAAGTCAAAAATGAGAAACAAACAAACTTATCTTCAAACAAACATGATGGACAAACAATAAAAGGCATCTTCAGATCTCTTtcaatatgattttaaaatattttaccccgtgaaatcaataaattaaattaactaAACTCATCACATTGTCTTCCCAGGATTATCCCAGCTGTGACACATTCATGGCTAGTTCACACCGAGGCCGCGCGTATGCACAACGAAGGGACTATCTCAAACAAAGTTTGGGCCAGCAAAAAGGGATCGTTAATCAAAATGAGAGAAATTCTTGAGATCCCACCATGGGCGTCTTGCCTGGTGGTAATTTGCAAGCCACAATGGTTCGATCCAGATACACAAACAGAAGTCAACCCAAAACTCACTTCTTTCTGTTGATAAACTTGATCTGttcattcaaattttaatacttcAGGTAATCCCAAATTGTAGCGTCGAGGAAAATTCTCTCATGCATGAGATTTTTCATACCATGAAAAATCAAACCCACAATTTTAACAATGGTACGAAATAAGGCCAACTCCTCCTACTCAGAGAATTTAactggaaaaagaagaaagaaaaactggacaaatgaaagctacatgagaaccacttaaaaataaaaatttgaattatgctCTAACTGAGATCAGAACCTGGAGACCCGATTTGCCGATTCGGCGGTTTTGTATTGGCGAAACAGAGCCGAAGAGTCCGCGAGGTAAAAAGAAGGCAAAGACGCACCCGAGAAGAACTCCAGTCAAAATGGCTGCGGCAATTCGAGATCTGCGAAGTGATTGGCCCTTGTCCCTCATCAACGCCCGACCCGCCATGGCTCTAGCCTTTCTCGGCGTCTACAGACCCAGTGAAAGatctcttcttcctttctctaTTGCATGAATCAATTCGTCACTTTGCTGGATCTACAAATATTGGGACTTACAGAATTTTCAAACCCTAGAGGTACATCTTTCCAAGATTTTCTAATAATTATTCAACGCACACAATAACAATCGTGGTCTTTGCGGGAAGCTTTGTTTCCTGGTGTGGTTTCTTTGTCCCTCGGTAGGGAATATTTCGCTGTCATTAACTCATTCATTATTCCCCTCTTAATCtaaaattatgtaatattctttataattttataattttaataataattgatccaaaaatGAGTTATTCTATATGTGTATACGTAAAGAGTAtaaaaaagtgactatatataatattactcataaataaataaagccatcgacgaaactatatatatatatagtggagCTTGCCTAGTTGAGAGAAAATaacctaataataaaataatatacatgctaaaataaagtaatatacaCATCATAGTAACATAGatgccaaaataaaattagCTAATCATATATCTAAACTATACATCTcaaaataaagtaatatatGCATCAACCATAGTAATATATACCCTAAAAATGATTGATACAAGTTTACAATACAAAGCAAATTTTAGCAAATATCTTTAGATTATATGTTAGTGAATCTCTACAGTCATTCCAATTGGAATTTGAATgattttatacataattatttCAAGTTTATTAATATACATTCAATACGAAATACTAATGTGTTCACCGTATGATAAACATTGTGTAATTTTCTCCATGTGATACAGAATTCCCTTCAGATAGAAAAAATCTATCTAAAAGGGTAACAATAAGAAAGTCCAACTAGCACTTtaagttcaataaaaaattatatatttttaatcaaaaattttatttaatatttaatatcttaaattcCCGCCTCATTGATTCAAACtaaacaattattattattaggaaaatgctaaatgtatttaaaaaaaatttacaaaaaacttatttttttatatgtcaaTTATTGATAcgttaaaaattatgaaatttaaatttcaaaataaaactaacaaaataagtTTTGTAAGTAAAAATCTAAGTATATATAGAAATACTCTTATCATCATCATTACATGTGAGTACCTTTTTATcgaaaatagtcattttagttgtattttcatgtattttaattgcaagattattttatttaatataattagtggctctgttgttttaattttaagggGTTTCtcgttgtattattttatgatttctaagttataaaatttattttgatgtgctttcttgatattaattatagttttgcatttaaattactttttactttaaattattttattgttgggtttaattattttattttattaatattgagttctagtgtttttatttgacttttatttatttttattgtgccttTTTACCTTGTTGGACTTCTATTTTTGGATAGACTTTGATTTGGTaagtttttcctttgtttttgcgTCAATTCCTTTCAGTTTTTGAGCTTAACCCGTGTGCCTTAAGCCCAGCCTCCTTATTCTCTTAAACAGCGCCGTTTTGGTCTATGCCCTTAaggttttaattatttcttcttcctcctgctGGCACCGAccacttttcctttttcaatttcattttttcttcctcttttctatGTGTTGCTGCTATTGCTTCTCCCTGTTTatacttcttttcatttcttttattttctcttcttttcttcttctcctgccGCGCACTACCTAGTTCTTCTTCCTCTCATTTTCGTGTTTTCCCTCTGCATATCTGGATTGTCGAAGCTCCTCCATTTTCATTTGGTTAGCTTGCTTTTTATTCCtatgttttggtttcttttttttgaacAAACTaaacctttcttcttctctctttcatttattttctctctgtttttccatTTTGCAAGTCCTtgttgtgacgctcccaaattccgtttgggatcggacagacatttgaagcgtcgagacatgcaacacaaggttacctgcccccgttcatgacatataagatgcaatgttcctaacatgcatctaacaatatgcaatactcgcagtggataaattttttctttagcaatactatgcaccaaattgaaaatatcccaaatgtttaaaacatacttcatacataaaaacccattgaacaactaagatcacaacactagtccaaaatggttatgatctaaaagtactagagatgcaactccatcgtacaagtagtaatttacgttaactactttattaacattgatgttgcaccgtcgcttagtcaactgtgtctagttggtcagcttctgatcctccttcaggtcctgtaacaagatctaccattcgggaggaatgaatggtagttgggactaccacagtgagatttgattacaaatctcagtaagttaataaaaacttccatacgggctaatgatgcatggatgacagtaaaagtatgaatgtataatcaaattcataagtaattaaagcataacttgacgtacaacatagcataattgacataacttaaattgaaacgtgaactgaacttgacttgacatgaacttgatcttaaACTTGTCTTAACATGAATttattctgaaacttgacttaacatgaaaaatacatattctacagttgttgtagccccatgtattctacgtgtaaatacatactccacagttgttgtggtctcatgtattctacacatcacaatgcagttaaatacatactccacagttattgtggccccatgtattctacgtgtaaatacatactccacagttgttgtggccccatatattctacgtgtaaatacatactccacagttgttgtggctccatgtattctacgtgtcacaattgttgtgtctcacgtagtatatgcgtcacaattgctgtgaccccatgcttcgtgtgccacagttgttgtggaccccacgaaactgaatgtaactcaagatgaaacgtgactggaatatgaaaggactgaagccctgacgtaacataacgtgacttgaacataacttgaaatatatgactaacttgagatagaaacatttcgtaacatgacataacatataatagacaacatatttaacatgacatacttgcaacagtgaatattacatgacttgatatacatgtaatagatgacatacttagcatgatgtacttgtaatgtacagtaatacatgacagaatatattatataacagataaaaactgatgacagaataaattctgtataacaaacaattacgtgatgacttgacatggcatgacatatatgataacacatatacatatactgtagttcctttacttagcacgcatacacagtagactactagtaagttaaaagctaacttacctcgatctccgcgtttcttataaaacctcaagcgcgatcacgaagAACTGTAATttgtgattctaaaagttagtagtaaatcactaataatttaaaaaatgtaaaatactaacttaaaaagtaaaatttttattttactctctacatgtaggaaaatgaccgttttacccataacttaaagattttgcatactaactttaaaagtcaccaaaatttacatgcctcatgtaaattttatcatcaattcaaatatcaatttagaaaaatttaaaactaatcacaactattaaaactccatagggccgaaattcccatatgttatttctattgatttttgtttctaacttgttttgattaaccttttgatctatgacttataaaaatgtgatcttcaaaccaaaacatcacatggtttaaaaagatgtcctaaaacatatataagtttctaattcaagatcacatggttaaacattaaccaaaacataaattgaaccaataacatccacactttggcctatccgaatatttctttgcataaaatttcatatttttgaaactaacatcaaatattttcaaaataataatataacatgtatataagatgcttaggatcctccaataaaattatcaaagtcattggaataggtttagaccaccaaagagttaaactttttcaaaacagaaactgtttttcctcttctagtttttaagtttctaaatctaagaaaatctttcatcaaaacctttaatcatgcaaaaatcctcaatcaataatcatatacacatgttagcaatactccataaaaatttcggactaaTAGTtatctattagcttggtcaaaaactccaaactacaacatattctccagtttatctcccagaatgacctttctatagtttacacaatattttactaaccaaatgatcttcaaatgggacaaataagatatccacgtaaactagactaaaaaagaaacaacttatatgaaggagactttatgataaaacacttacaaaagtttcgaaatgggtgtgcaaaagaattcctaaaagctgtccgagagagagtgtttgatattcttttaatagaaagtgtaaatgaagataatttcgtgggggggtggttggagatacttatgaatgagatatggaagagatgaggctggagtgagagttgagtgtaggtctctcttacctagagtgagagttaagtgtaggactctcttacccgataatatctacaaaaatcatctcaagatattttttacccaataatatccacgaaattagcttaagatatttttatctaataatattcacaaaattaacttaagatgtttttatccaataatatccacaattttgaaccgacgtttcgtccaaaaatatgaaaaagtgttattgtggcataagaccttaaatgaccctccgagtctaatggcacaaaccataatacattttgacacttctaactatctccaataatcaaaaacacacttctgataccatagtaaataataacactaactatgtagttaaactaaaacctatacgattaatggattcgtgaaaacttatagagtcttcacgaggttcctaaaactaatagaaatttcataattgaatttctagcgggctgttacactttcCGTGAGCCTCCAtgtcgtccctctctctctgtttctctctcggTATTTCTGAAGATTTTTTAGCTTATGAAACCTTTGCATCTCCATTTTTTTCCCTCCATTTTTGTGCTATGTTTTTGGCCCCTACCCATGCCCTTGTTTCGGTCCAAGCTGTGggcttcctttttgttttgcttaGTTATTTTCCTCATGCTGCGAATCTCATTTTCCAACCACCATCTCCTAATTTCAGTCGGTGAAGCGATAAACTTTAAAAATGTAAGAATGTTAGTCGGCAAGAGAAAAACAGAAATCGACAAAATGATCGGTGAGAAGAGAATGTAACTTCCTTATAAAATATgggtaaaattggaaaaaaaatgttagacgAAAAACTATTCATTCAACATtcgtacttatatatatagtaaatatatttttatagtattttttttaaagaatttgtggttcttttttaaaagaatatttaaaaaaaatttaataattgtttgaaaaaaagtaaataaaaacacaaagtgcaaaatgcactattGGTAGAAAGCGTCGGTGGACGTAGTAgtccaaaaaattatatacaagaTACAAAAACCCCTTATTGAACAAGGGCGAGTGTCGAGTGGTTGAGGGACAAGGGTGGAAGTGTAATCTCCCTCCCGCACCCCTGAGGGTCGACCTTTTTAGGTGGAGAGGAGGCTCAAGAGGATACTTTGTGATGGTTTTGGTCTAGATTATGATAAGGGGGCTCACAAAAGAAGTCATCTCTGGAATGGCTCAAGCAAGCAGTGGAGGAGGGATCTCCTAGAAAATAGGAGAAGGCCTCCTCGCTCTCACCTCCGTTGTTCCTTTCATGGTTTTTGAATCCCATCAAGAGATGTCTAGTAAGAAGCAAGAAACACAATGAAGTGAAGAGTGAGTTTACCAATGCCGAGGTGTATAGTTTGAGAGGTTACAAATAGTTGCCACAAACTGACTGGCATGTGAGGCTCAAGCAATGCCTCAAATTCATGTAAACTTCATTGTCATTGTGTCTTCAAATGTCCTCTAACAACATGCAATACCAAAGTATAAAACTATGTTATTGTTTTCTTAAAACGATTGATATTAAGAAATAGGAAATAGATCTCTCTCTTGGCTATCCCAAAATACCAAagtttctactcatcattcccACATACCATGtaccacacttatttttattttttcttaaactaattgaatttttctaccCATTTTCCATATACACACATTTGATAAAAAACTTAGCATGACCTATATAATTGTATCATTTACTATGTAAATTTGGAAGACTTGCTTTGTTCACTCTCAAAATCCCTTTTAATTTATGAGGGATGCTATTGTTTGCAAGCATAGCCCATCAATCAAACCCTAGGAAAAATGCTATTGAAGAAGGCAGCTTCCCTCTCCCAATAATTTGGAAGATGTTGAAATTACCAAAGTCTTCCTTTTTAGtccatattttaattaaagaaatatcattttagaaaaataaatattaaaaaaggcCTACGGAGTTAACTTGGGCATCGAATGCTGCCAAAATATTAActgtttctttttcattttattttttagatcttGTTCTGATTGCACCAATCGTCTTGACGTGTAAATTAGGAAAATCACGATGCACGACTGCCACTGAACAGCATCTTCCTGATAGCTGTTTGATTAAAGCCACACTCTTTACAGTTCTTTCTCTCATCTCCCACTCAGTGCATTAACTTCTTTAGTGAAGCAATCACTGCATATTATTATGTTAGTGCCAAaccaaataacaagaaaaaacaaGGATTAAGGAGACTTTGATCGAATGAGAATTTCTTCTATTTTGATGGTTATAAAGAGTCGGCCCGAACTACCGAAGCTCTTGGTGGTGGTGCGACAAAGTTCCGATGATTGGCAGAGTGAGGCAGATCagctcaaataaaaaaattatattcggTTTACACCTATATAACCGCAATAGAGTTTTGGGACTCTACAAAAAACCTGGCTTGAACagcaatgaaatgaaataaagagAATATACAacgtgcagagagagagagagagagtcatacAGAGCTAGAACTCTTGATATACGAAACAACAACAGTGATATCATCAAGCTTGCCACCATAATAGCGGAATCCAGCATCTTGAGCAGCAGTGGCAAAAGGTGTCTGCCGGTCTTTATCCTGCGCTCTTTGGCGAGCCAACGCTGCTATCTTTTGAGCTGTCACCTGAGGGCCCAAGCCAGCCCTCATGGCATGAACCACAACCGCAGTAATCTCATTATTGTACAAGTTGTCAAACAGTCCATCGGTGCCAGCAATTATAGCATCGCCCGGAGCAACAGGTATTGTAAAAACCTGAATTGAACATAGCCTACTCTCATTAACAAATTTCAGAATCAAATTGCTTTCAATCTTTAATTTCAAACTGATGAATTCAGATTTATTCTTTGTTTCTCGCCTGTCTTTGAAATAGAGCTCTAGGACCAAACCTGATGATTAAAGAGAGATGTATTTTGAATGCCTAAGATACATGATTTACTTCAGTGTATTGGAAACCAATAACAAAATGATTTATCGATAATTAGAGGGCAATTCAAAAAGAGGAAGATGTACAAATAAACAGAGTAATTAATTGCATTACTCTCGGCCAAGAGCatatctaaataataataaagatatGCGATTTATTCAGGGAAATACAGGGCAATGATACTATCAGGTAATGCATGGGTGCCAAGCTAAAACACATCAGTTAATGCCGATAAAGAAACAAATTTGCTCCCTGAGACAAAGGTTTAGCCCTCCCAGCATATATTTTCTGATAGCCCTCCCAGAAAACATATGGACATCATTCCTAATAAAATGTATCAAGAAAACAGAATATACTATTTTAATATCAAATGATAATAAGGTTCCTCTAAAAAAGGAGTTTgcaaaaggagaagaaagattAAGAATCACAAACCTGACCAGAGCTAGGTAAATCACCGTTAATTCCACTTTCCAGTTGATAGGTGAAATTAAAATCGTGCTGCTGCACAGGAGATCGAAAGACAGTGCAACCATCTCGAACTACCATAAAGCCACTGTCCCCTAAATTAACTGCGTGAATGCCCTGCAATTAAAAACCGAGCAATTAAATTCATGTTTCCTGCCAgttattataatgaaaaaagaaaactccCGAGATCATGTTTCAAAGAAGGTAAACACCCAGAGATGGACTCGGTTGAGTCACTTCCTCAAGTAACAAAAAGATAAGATCCGCTTTCTCTTATCCAAGGGAGCAGATGTAATTATTTGAACCTCAAGTTTAAAAATAGGGGAAACTACACTTTACCCCTCCCTCTCCTAAAAACAAACTACGCCTTCCACAAAATTACGTTATGTTTATTCCCTCTGTTAGATCTAACCATTAAGATCATACAAAGTCACCTATTTTTATCCATATTAACCATCTAATCTTAATGTGAATGCACATTCCACAAATGTTTAAATTAAGGGATTCAGTTACAA
Encoded here:
- the LOC122298629 gene encoding arabinosyltransferase RRA3-like; the encoded protein is MAGRALMRDKGQSLRRSRIAAAILTGVLLGCVFAFFLPRGLFGSVSPIQNRRIGKSGLQAFSSSCELPERINMIKSDIASLSDKNAELNKQVKDLTERLRFAEQGKDHAQMQFLDMGEQHKAGPFGTVKGLRTNPTVIPDESVNPRLAKILEEVAIRKELIVALANSNVQAMLEVWFTSIKKVGIRNYLVIALDDHIEHFCKSNGVPVYKRDPDEGIDSVAKTGGNHAVSGLKFRILREFLQLGYSVLLSDVDIVYLQNPFDYIYRDSDVESMSDGHNNMTAYGFNDVFDEPAMGWARYAHTMRIWVYNSGFFYIRPTKPSIELLDRVADRLSRDKLWDQAVFNEELFFPSHPGYDGLHAAKRTMDFYLFMNSKVLFKTVRKDAKLKQLKPVIVHLNYHPDKLSRMKAVVEFYINGKQDALEHFPDGSQ